Part of the Lentimicrobiaceae bacterium genome, CGAACATTAGCAACATGTTGAGTATGGGACGTTTCGATAGGGATACGAACAGGTCGCTTGGCACAAGCGTAGTTATGAGCGCAGCGATTACTAAACCCAGTAGCAACCACTTGCCAATGTCCTGTATCATGGTTACGTAGCCGTACTTCAACGCCTCAATCATTCTGTTCTTGGGACCGGCACTCTGTATTGCACAGCAGCTGTCGTTTGCAGATGCAAGCGGTTTGTCGTCTTTCGACTTGATGCGGTTTGCCATGGCGCCACCAAAGAGTGCCGTAACCAGCGCCGCCACAGGTCTGACAATAGCAAATGGCAAACCCAACATGCCATAAGTAGCCATAATGGAATCGACGCCGGTTTGCGGGGTAGCAACCAGAAATGAGATGGTGGCTCCACGCGATGCACCCTCCTTGCGCAACGACATGGCGGTGGGTATTACCCCGCAGCTACACAACGGGAGTGGGATACCAAATAATGCCGCCATTAATACCGACTTGAAATTATTCTCTGCTAAATACCTAGTATAGATACGTTTAGGCACATAGGCGTGCAACAACCCTGCGAAGAAAAAACCAAGCAGTAGGTACGGAGCCATCTCGTATATCAGGTTCAAAAAAGATAGTATTTTATCCATTTGAGTTTTTTTTGAACAGCATGTTGCAATTATCCAAACACTTACTATTGAATTATTTTATAATCACTTTTTTTGCAATATGCTTAGCATCAGCGCTTATTCTTACAAAATACAAACCTTTAGGCATGTCGTTACAGTCAACTTTTTTCGCTATTTCGCCAGCAGTCATATATTCGTTAGCGATGGCTTTTACTTTGTTTCCTAGTACGTCAAATAAGTCAATGCTAACCATTTGGCTTTTTTCAAGTTGGATACTTACATTAAAATAGTTTGTTGCCGGGTTAGGATATATTGATACATTTTTAGCAGAAGCTACCTCATTTGTAGCAGTATTAAAATTCAGCTCTAAATACGGTCTTTTAGTTTGATCATCAGCTTCTTTCGAATACATTTTTGCAAACTTAGTTCCATTTTCAGCAATAATAACAAGTCCGTTATTTGTAATATCGTTTTCCATCCATTTGTCAACAAGTTGCGAAATATCAATTTGATACCAACCTATTTCTGATGTAAATGTTGTAGATCCATAAACTTCTTCGTAATGTGAAATATTAGTGTTAGTAGGCCAGCTTCCCTCATCCCATTCTTCGTTAATAGCATAAACTGAGCATGGAGTGGGGCTACCGTCAGGTGCATGGAAAAATTGGTATAAATTCAGAGTTGCCGATTCTAATGACTCGTTAGTAAAGCTAGACAAATCGAATTTAATTAATGTTTGATGATAGTTCTGCATTGGCGACCAATTTGCAATCCACAGTTGAGTGTTAGATGGAAACATTGACGAGTTTCCGGCGTTTGTTGTCATATCATCGCATGGATACGCGATACTTTGAGCATTAATAGTTAAGGTGCTAATAATTAGCATTGAAATAAGAGTTAATGTTTTTTTCATTTTGAGAAATTTTAATTTGTTAATATTAATTTGATTATTATTTAAAAAGTCACTTTAATACCGGCGTTTATGCTTCTACCGGGTCTTTGCATCCAGTAGAACTGATAATGTTCTCGGTATAATTTGTTGAATAGGTTTGTAACCGATGCTGTTGCGTGTAGGTATTTGTTTATTCTCCACGAAGCAGTTGCGTCTACAACAACGAACTCGTTGGTAGGAATTTCGCCAACAGCAATTTTTGAATGTTTTGCATTATATCGACCTGCTAATGCTACTGATAGCTTGTTGCTGAGGATATAATACTTGGTTTGTAAGTTAGCTTGAAACGGCGGAATGTTTGATAATCTGTATCCGTTCTCTTGTTCTCCAACCACATACGACGCATTTCCATTTATTATTAATTTTGGTATAGGTTTGTACATAAACGTTACTTCGCAGCCGTACAGATAGGCGTGTTTGTTTTTAAACTGACCGCTTGTGTGAAGCGAGTCCCATTCAAGTATAATCATGTCGGATATGTTATTAAAAAACAAATCTGCTGAGAAGTCAAACTTGTCCGAATGCTTGGTTTTTATTCCTAAGTCAAAGTTAAGACTATGCTCTGGTTTCAAATCGGCGTTGCATATATTGCTTCCGGCTGGTGTCATGGTTGTTACAAATAGTTCTTTTGTAGAAGGCGACCTAAATGCTTGTCCCATATTAAAAGTTATACTAATATCGTTTATAGGTTTATAAACTAATCCCAAGTTTCCGCTAAATGCCTTATCCTTTTTTGTTTTTGTTGTATATTCATTTAAAGAGTAGTCGTACGGCGGACCTTCAAACGTTCTCTTTATCGTAAGGTTTGCCAATGTTTTAAATGCGTTCCATCGTGCTCCGCCGTTTACAATTAACTTGTCGGATACGTTATAGTTAAACTGTGCAAACAAGCCGGCGCTGCGTTGATAAGAATTATGAATAACAGTATCTTTTGAGCCCTCATAAAGCATTTCGCCAATAAAAAAGTTAGGATTACTTGGGTCATAGGCGAACGCACGTAAGTTTTCGTCAATATGAATACCATCGCGCTGGTAAAAATCGAAGCCAATGTATAAATTTAACTTAGATACGGGTAGCAGCTTAAATGTGTGCTGAAACACATAATCGTGATTATACAGGTTCTTCCTATTATTTAAAACTCTTCCGTATATTATAGGTCTGTAGTTAAATATTCTGGCTGTGATTTGGTGTTTTAAAGCTGAGGCTTCTATAGCCATTTGTGGTAGCCATGATGCTATATTATTCCATTTGTAAGATATTCCGACTTTATGGTAGTAGTCTTTTGGATGCAGAGCGTTCAGAGAATCGGAAAATCCGGGCTTACCAATTGAATCGGCGAGACTAATTGAGCCATTAAGTTGTACAGAATGGTTTTGAGATATTTGCCATAATATTTTACTTGTAATCGACTTTTCGGAGAAGTTGGTTCCTTTAACTATCTCTTTATTAGCATCTTTGTACGAATTTGCGTTTCTTTTTCCGAATGTGAAATGAATGAAAACTTTGTCTTTAATTTTTGTGTTTAACAACAGATTTGCATTATACCCATTGCTAGCCGATTGATAGTTGCTACTAAATACACCACCGACGTACTGGTTTGACAGTGGTTCCATGTAGTCTTGAGTAATTATATTTATTACCCCTCCAATTGCGTCGGGTCCGTAAAGTGT contains:
- a CDS encoding permease → MDKILSFLNLIYEMAPYLLLGFFFAGLLHAYVPKRIYTRYLAENNFKSVLMAALFGIPLPLCSCGVIPTAMSLRKEGASRGATISFLVATPQTGVDSIMATYGMLGLPFAIVRPVAALVTALFGGAMANRIKSKDDKPLASANDSCCAIQSAGPKNRMIEALKYGYVTMIQDIGKWLLLGLVIAALITTLVPSDLFVSLSKRPILNMLLMFAFAMPMYLCSTGVIPIVVALMLKGISPGAGMVLLLAGPATNMGTMTVVKSVMGNKTLLIYILSVIVGALTFGIIIDYLLPASWFTAKLGEYTHSCYGGCKSTSLLKIASAIVLTGLIINAFVLKYMRKKEKSVDTPNTHTYSIEGMRCNHCKSNVEKAVLQLGGVKSVVANVEAQTLQVDGNCSKEKIKDCVEKLGYKMN
- a CDS encoding DNRLRE domain-containing protein gives rise to the protein MKKTLTLISMLIISTLTINAQSIAYPCDDMTTNAGNSSMFPSNTQLWIANWSPMQNYHQTLIKFDLSSFTNESLESATLNLYQFFHAPDGSPTPCSVYAINEEWDEGSWPTNTNISHYEEVYGSTTFTSEIGWYQIDISQLVDKWMENDITNNGLVIIAENGTKFAKMYSKEADDQTKRPYLELNFNTATNEVASAKNVSIYPNPATNYFNVSIQLEKSQMVSIDLFDVLGNKVKAIANEYMTAGEIAKKVDCNDMPKGLYFVRISADAKHIAKKVIIK
- a CDS encoding TonB-dependent receptor, with product MTKLFNSVFLTLFLLIITPSFTLYAYDINGIVTDYENGKPIGNVSVLLKNTQIGTLTDNNGHFTLNNIQKEEVTLVFSCIGYSNTEISVSKSNSKNLQIYLKPSVYNLSEVTISTTKNQLTLFDQTTPVSIISKEDVFQSGSQNLPEITKYQPAISLIGQGYHRASAIRGLAYKRVVVLVDGHRTSIEMNTGPPGSFVNPLNIKSVEILRGPYSTLYGPDAIGGVINIITQDYMEPLSNQYVGGVFSSNYQSASNGYNANLLLNTKIKDKVFIHFTFGKRNANSYKDANKEIVKGTNFSEKSITSKILWQISQNHSVQLNGSISLADSIGKPGFSDSLNALHPKDYYHKVGISYKWNNIASWLPQMAIEASALKHQITARIFNYRPIIYGRVLNNRKNLYNHDYVFQHTFKLLPVSKLNLYIGFDFYQRDGIHIDENLRAFAYDPSNPNFFIGEMLYEGSKDTVIHNSYQRSAGLFAQFNYNVSDKLIVNGGARWNAFKTLANLTIKRTFEGPPYDYSLNEYTTKTKKDKAFSGNLGLVYKPINDISITFNMGQAFRSPSTKELFVTTMTPAGSNICNADLKPEHSLNFDLGIKTKHSDKFDFSADLFFNNISDMIILEWDSLHTSGQFKNKHAYLYGCEVTFMYKPIPKLIINGNASYVVGEQENGYRLSNIPPFQANLQTKYYILSNKLSVALAGRYNAKHSKIAVGEIPTNEFVVVDATASWRINKYLHATASVTNLFNKLYREHYQFYWMQRPGRSINAGIKVTF